The DNA region GATcatgattttgtcttttttttttttttcaattgcatgtatcttatttttattatactCGTCCTTATTTTATTGAAAATTTTCACAAATATTTACTTTTACATAAATACTTGTGTTTTGTGATAAAGAATTAaagttattgttattgtcattcttctcttttttcttctttctattattattattattattattattattactactactatcatcaccatcattacTATTATTTCTATTAATTACAAGTCTTAACCCTAAAATGATAACATGAAATATAATATAAAGTAGCATATAACTAAGCTTTGTTCCCATAATGTCCTTAATATGgttcagacacactcacacactgaggTCACATCCGTAAACAAAGACGGTCCACGTGAAGCAGTGTGGAGCATACCATTTGAACCAAGGGTGGTACAGTGGATAATGTTGCATCATATCGCCTTTCCCGTGCTAAATATCTGCATTTAGTTTTATGAGTACCCGTTTTAAACTTGAATCGTTAGTCAAAACAATTGAATCTTAATCATAAACCTTGTGTTCGCCCTTACACGGCGAGTGAGCACCCATATATATCAATGGTTTCGCCTGTTTGTTGTCAAAGAACGAAGGGGTAACGAAGGTCTTTAAACAAGACAAGCCGTACGGGAAGACGACGAACCTTCATTTCAAAGCTGAGCTATTTTTGGTGTCAGTCTCCCTTTCCGGATGCTTGAATGAGGTACAAGTCGCATTTGTTTCCTAGATTTtactgtaattgtaattgtgaaTCACTCGGCTGCTCCTGTCGCCAACTTTTACGTCCATTTGAGTTTGGCTTTTTGCTGCGAAGCGGAAACTTACATACAGTCGTCGAAGGCTCCAGCTAGCATGTCAGCGCTAATGTCGAAGGGTATCTATACGTAGAATTAGTCAAGTTCGTGGTTTATGCTCGGTTGTCATAACCATAGCGTTTGGTCGAGTAACAAAGAGTGCCGTGTTAACCCTGCTAACAGTGAGTTTGACAGTTATCTACAACCAACGTCCTCTGCAGTAAGATCGCAGGTTAACGTATATAATGTCAGCTGTATATGTTTGGGCTGTTGAACGTTGAATTTCAAAGTACCGTTTTACATGTGTATGGAGTTGTTTTGGTCTGCTGCTCAGATCACGTGTAACCACCTCTGACGCGTGTGtggataatttttttttttttcatccatgtGCATATCAATTTAACCAGACATTTTCCATGTAGGAGTGAGAAACAGAAGGCTGCAGCCAATCACGAGAGTCCCCTTGTAGTTAGCCCAGCCTCCGCGAGCCGCTGCTTTGTTTACATTATACTGCAGTCAAATCTGGATCCCAGCAggctgtctttgtttcttcaggAGTTGCTGTAGCAGTCTATACCAGAAGACCTGTACAGGAAACGATATTTCCTCTACGCTTTTGCGCATATGACATTTATCCAGCTATTCATGCAGACGCATTGTTATCAGCTGATTGCATTCCAGTGCTGTATACAACAGTGTACAGTGCATTCTGAATCAAAACATTATTCCAGATGTTTTTACAAATCCACTCTCTAGACATATatgtttttcattctgctttGGCTTTATGGGTTAGTTGCAACAACAtactgacttttattttgcCTAACATTCAGACTGCTTTAAGAGGATTTCTCATAACGGAGCAGCAGATGACAGAGTCGATGTAATCCGTAATCAGTTTTCTGGACTGTCCTGCTCCCATCGCTGTGGATAATCTCTGAAAATTGGCCTGCTGCGTTGCTGTGACCTAGCTGTCAAGTCTAGCAGATGATGTAATGAATGAGCAGGGGGTACACGGAAGTCACACGCTCCCCACACCCCTCCACCCTCACCCCTCGAGCTATCTTTAAACCAAAAGAGCAGCGAGGGAGTGTGTATTCATTTTTGGCAGTAGATAACTGAGACCAGGGACAGGAACACCCAAGGGTCACCCTGCTAGCACTGTATGTCTCAGATAATATTAGACAGGCACAGGCCTACTTAATTAAAGGTGTTACAGTAATCATgatacatttctgtgtgtttcgtTTAACCAGTTGTGGTATGTTAAGAACATGTTCCAACAAGTTCCATGGCATTTCATGACATCTGAGTGCCTGAATTCATTCCCATTTggctttactttgtgttttctcactaACATTCCCTTCTTATTCTTATCAACACAGAAACAGGTATAACTGGATCGTTTTGAAGGTGAAAAGTCGTTCTGTTGTCCCATGTTGCCCTGGAAAAACAACTGATCTCAGATAGGCCTGGACGCCGTGTCCTTTCCGGTCCTCAAGGAATACAAGCTATTGTTCAAACCTAGTTCTGGAAGTGGATTCTGTTTGTGTCCTGACTTTTGATAATGTTGTTTACCCTTGTGGCAGTTAACACTCACTGAATCACCAGACAGTATTTTTCCAGTGGATTGCTTCATGCACAGTCACTGAGTTTAATATTAAGATAATAAGATGTTGACATTCAGAGCTGTGCCGCAAGGCAGCTGCCTCCATTCCCATGGAGACTGGCCTGCCAACTGTTTAACTGAGTGTGAGTGTCTGGTGTTTTTGTTACACACTGTTAACAGCCTTAGCAACAGGAAATACTTGCTCATACAAGCACAGAAAGGCTAAGGTGAAGTTTACTTAATTTGTTGTCTTCTCACTCaactctttttttcattagaAATTCCTTTTAAAAGATTTGGCAGTTGATAGTTTTGTTGTTGGCAGCAAATCCCAGGAAAAGACTCTCAGTCCACTGCACAGGCGGCACGTCGAgttgtttttaatagtttaacTGTGGCTCAAATAAAAAGTTTCATCAGGCTTTGGCAACACGGACAGTACTTGTTTGTCGGATTAAGTCATTGTGGGTTTGGGTCTTTTTGCGAAAAATTCAGAATTTCAGCAGACGTCAAATTTCAGGGATCTTTTAATGTTGTGGCAGCTCCTGTTTGCCTTCTTAACAACAGCATCCAAACAAAGGATAGAATGATAAACCTCCACTTAATGTGTACACCTGTTCCTGTGCTCCTGTGAAAGCAGGAAAATACCCATCAACTCGTGACTTGCTGAGTGTTAAACAAAGCGTAAGGAAATCCAGTGGCTTTCTGCCAAAGTGAGAGTCAGCAAGCTAATGGTTATAACCAACTTCTCATGTGCAGCTGTAGTCCAAAATGCCTCTAAATGATGAGCGACCCGCCTCAGCGTCCAGCGGCGAGGACCAAGGCAGTGATGTGGAGTCGTCGTCGGAGCGCTATGACAGCATGACGTCGACCAGCGACCTGGAGTGTTCCCGTGAAAGCTTCACTAGCGACGGCTCCAGCAAGCACTGCACTCCCTCCTGTGAGTTTGCTCTGGGGACCGCCTCTGACTGACCGTTTTCATGTCTGTGTCCACGATTGTCTTCCTGTGTCAGGAAAGGCTTTGTAGTTGCTTTTGCTACTTCACtttgaaaaatcacatttacagtGCTATGTGGTTCACACTTTGAGTTTCAGAGCCTGAATGTTATCTGTTATCTGCACTGTTATCAACAGTTGAGTTTGTGTGCCCATTGTCTTTGTTTAAGTTCTTATTCGTCTAATTACGAAGCGTGTTCCGTGTTTGGTTACCACAGCAAGCCCGCCAATAGTCTTAACCCTGGATGAAGTCATGGAGGCTGCCAATGACCTGTTCAATCTCCGCCTTGCCCATGAGATCAGTGTGAACTCCAACTTCCATCTGGAACAACCCAGCCTACCTCAGAACTGGTATACTATGAGAAAGATTTTGGGTCTCCATTTGCTCACACCCTGATCACTTTTTGTGGATTATAGATGAACGTAAATACCAGAGAGAGCTGCTTATTGTGTGTCATGGACAGCGTTACTATGTCGACTGTGGAGTAGCCGTAAAAGGGGACTGGCAGTCGACGCTGATATGTGAGTTTTCAAAGGAACACGAGACAGCGGAAATCCAAAGAGACACCATTAGGTGTGGCCAAACTGCAAGTGAATCAATTATTAAATAAGCTGAGGAGCATGGCTTCAAATATCATGACAGCCTTTATCAAACTGTATCAACGAAGGGGAACTGCTGTGGCTGGTTTAGATTAACCAACAGCCAACAGGCTCTGAATTGTAGTGGAGTACaagtataaagcagcagaaaatggaaatactcaagtacaagtacctcaacaTTGTACTTATTTACAGTTCTTGAGTAATTGCACTTCCTTCCTTTTCACCAGCCAAAGCCCATTTAGAAAAATGGGCAGACAGATAATATATTCAGCCAAACTAAATCCCTCGTTTCTTTTTTTAGTATCTGGAATACGGTGAAGAACACCCTCCACAAGACCTACTGGAACAGGCTGGAGTCTGAGCTGAACGATGACCCGCCTGAGTACGGCCACGCCATCTTGTTATTGGAGGATATCAGAGAGGTCAGTACACACAGTCTGATGTTTCACTAGAAAGGACTTAAATGCTCTGACTGACATTTCCTCATGTTGATTTGCAGCACTTTTCATTATCCTCTGAAAATTGACCACTTCTTTACTACTTAAACTATACTATCTGCTGCACAACAAAATACCACATTGGGGGACAGTCAAGTAACTTGAACTTGAAATTTAAAGATCCTTTTGTAGAAAAGCAGCTACAAATCAAGCAGCATCATGTAAATAATCCTTTTCCTGCACAGATCTTGCTGTCACTCATTAACCCGGGTGCCAATCGGATGAGGACCCAGATCATGGAGGTGCTGGACATAGACCTGATTCGTCAGCAGGCTGACAACAATGCCGTGGACATCCAGAAGCTTGCCTCTTACATTATCACCACCATGGGCAAGATATGTGCACCAATCAGGGATGGTGACATCGAGAAGCTCCGCGAAAACCCAGATAACATAGTGACACTGTTCAGGTAAGTACACATTCACTAAAGgtatttaaacacatttatgtgTATTACCAGAGATTGGATTCTGTCTATGAGAATACATGAACTGTTTTATTTAATCACagctgctcttctctctctctcttttttttttatttacatcagAGAGATCTTCCGCGTGCTGGACCTGATGAATATTGACATGGCCAACAATTCAATAGAAATTCTGAGGattgtgctgcagagagaaggtgCCGTGTATGAGAGGGAAAAGTTTCAAATTATCCTGGACAAAACACCCAGTGAGtgcacaacaacacaacacgaCTGTTACAGCACGTGTTATCTGCTGTGtaatagcatagcatagcacaCTCAGTTATTGGGTCACTGCATCTTAAAGAGTATTAAGAACAAACTCCTCAGTCAGTATTACTGTGATAAACGTCCTCAGATGCTTTGATGCACACCACCTCGTGGATCAAGTCAGcagtggaggagctgcagtcGGCCACCGTCCCCAAAGGTCAGGAGAATGGACAGCCAGCAGTGTTGGGGCCCTTTCAGATTCTCAACACTGCCTACCTTCGTATGCTGACATGGGACTACAGTAAGGACACAGTGCCTGAGGTAAGACACATAGAAATAGTTTTTGGTAATTTGTTTGAGTAATGTTAGGTGCCTGGCAATTTCTTGGTGGTGAGTCTTGTTGTTAACATGAGCCAAATAGTGAGCTTTCGAGGTGTTGCCAGGTGGATTTCTCAACTTTGGACAGAAAtaggttagctgtttccccctgtttccagtctttatcaCAAGTTAAGTGAATCACCTGGCAGCTGTAGTTCCATACTTGCACACGGGCGTGACAGTGGTatccatcttctcatctaaatctCAGCAAAATGACAAGAAATAAGTGAATTTCACAAATGTCGAAAcggttgtgttttgtttttttttggttctgcTTTAGACATTGATGACTGATGAGATGCGCCTGCGAgagattcagcagcagctccagcagtgcCAGATGGTGAACGAGGTGCTGCTCATTGTCCACAGCACCATCGGAGGGCCTGTCCAGGGTCTGCCGTTCCTGTCCAACCGTCTGAAGAGGATGACCAGTGTGCTCCTGGATGGGATGCACAGCCCGTCAGTCCacttttttcattcatcttAAATCCACAATCTTTGTTCAACCACACAGCTCTTTATTTACTCTCTGGAGCTCAAACCAGaactctcctgtctgtctgtctttaggAACTTTAACCTAGAAGAGGCACTAGAGGGCGTCAGTGCTAAGATCTGCTGCGAGCTCAACAAGTCTCTAACAGAGCGGGACTACCCTGCACTGACCCCAGCACTGCAGGACATCCTCAGGGGCCAGATCTGCAGCATCACTCAGAAGGACAATTCCATCTGCACTCTTGTTGGTAAGTGAGTGAGCAGGAGTGACTGTGTGCTTAACTGAGCCTCGAGCTACGACTAGGATCTCAAATTATTTTACTCAAACATAGAGTTTTGTGCCATTTTCTAACCTATTTCCCTTATTCTCTTGATTCCTGTGCAGAGGATCGTGTGCAGCAGTACTTCAAGGCGCTCATCTTTGATTCCAAATCCCGGGTGGAATCTGAACAGATACCAGCCGGCCTGACAGCCATCAAACCTGAACTAGCATTGTTGGGAGCCAAGTTCATCTCCCTGGTCAACTACAACAAGACTGTGTATGGACCTTTCTACGCAGATATCATCAGGAAGCTGATGTTCAGCAACAACCCACCAGCAGCAAACCCTCCTCAGGACACCGCTCACGAATCTGTCCCCTCCAGTTAAAACCAATCTTTGGCTCATGCTGTCTAAGGAGTCTTTTTGATTCTAGGTATAGCTAAAGCTGAGGTACTTCAGTAGCTAGGCTGTACTACTGTTTGTTCAGGCAGCGTGCTCCAATAGTTGGAGTTACATTCAGCATATTATAAATGTAGTTTTTACCGCTACATTTCGCAGCGCTGCACTGCAGTGTAGGTACTATGTGGTCGACATTTGATGTGACCTGAGTTCTTTGTGTCAAATGTTCTGACATGTGCTCTCCTGTGAACATTTACAGCCTCACACCGGAAGTTACAAGTGTTATAATGATCCCTTTCTGAACCCAGGAGTGATCCCTATATTATAAATTTGTCTGCAGTCAAACTGTTATTTTGAAGGGAGTCCACGGGGGAAAAGGGCAAAACCGTAGTATGTGTAAAGGATACGGTAAGCTTTATGAAGCAACGAGGAAGAAGCTTATATAttta from Chaetodon trifascialis isolate fChaTrf1 chromosome 22, fChaTrf1.hap1, whole genome shotgun sequence includes:
- the tcp11l2 gene encoding T-complex protein 11-like protein 2 translates to MPLNDERPASASSGEDQGSDVESSSERYDSMTSTSDLECSRESFTSDGSSKHCTPSSSPPIVLTLDEVMEAANDLFNLRLAHEISVNSNFHLEQPSLPQNCIWNTVKNTLHKTYWNRLESELNDDPPEYGHAILLLEDIREILLSLINPGANRMRTQIMEVLDIDLIRQQADNNAVDIQKLASYIITTMGKICAPIRDGDIEKLRENPDNIVTLFREIFRVLDLMNIDMANNSIEILRIVLQREGAVYEREKFQIILDKTPNALMHTTSWIKSAVEELQSATVPKGQENGQPAVLGPFQILNTAYLRMLTWDYSKDTVPETLMTDEMRLREIQQQLQQCQMVNEVLLIVHSTIGGPVQGLPFLSNRLKRMTSVLLDGMHSPNFNLEEALEGVSAKICCELNKSLTERDYPALTPALQDILRGQICSITQKDNSICTLVEDRVQQYFKALIFDSKSRVESEQIPAGLTAIKPELALLGAKFISLVNYNKTVYGPFYADIIRKLMFSNNPPAANPPQDTAHESVPSS